One Aphidius gifuensis isolate YNYX2018 linkage group LG5, ASM1490517v1, whole genome shotgun sequence genomic region harbors:
- the LOC122856801 gene encoding uncharacterized protein LOC122856801 produces the protein MTDLLIGIVGGNYHNNNTTTNDVVYRARGAELRAYRNSDMRHSKSEDVLGQLSGAPTRTPSPLLHEQKHLGICASEDDLIASTALIDSSSINLIHNNNDDINNFCNYGDKKKIIKNFNGDRIDPEDSIRDIVSDNDLYRYVLFKRHYDKYIALAEKYEESRGVAYYLEERYHEVKAERDRLDDIRKKLEKRLENHETTIRDKDEELFLHLEHSLHLDDEIDKLKNERDNCLKEHERLEREQKSALRQLQLQSTENEIIRKNLERSRQDVVRQATVIRAERDALERENVVLKEKLRIEKVELGAERRRREEDIAVLTHEASTLRHAARHLRAAALHATTCRRRRRCSVCIYAKRTFSEVDDYRNDGKLFKCLQVPLQDIRTWLRPDQLQSASSSSGLRTSSPMDRAISYIDDPSSSSEDEEFVDMPMAEESLSSTNSGVQPTSSRAFSSDSGFSSEIGDRRSRSYETGGSSRKISESCSETNDGQQQNSGTFSRTKWTSSFRRLLGRKYRVKKNTDK, from the exons atgacggATTTATTGATTGGAATTGTTGGTGgcaattatcataataataatacaacaacaaatgatgTTGTTTATCGTGCAAGAGGTGCTGAATTACGTGCATATAGAAATTCTGATATGAGACATTCAAAAAGTGAAGATGTTTTGGGACAATTAAGTGGTGCACCAACAAGAACACCAAGTCCATTATTACATGAACAAAAACATCTTGGTATTTGTGCATCTGAAGATGATTTAATTGCATCAACAGCACTCattgattcatcatcaattaatttaatacataataataatgatgatattaataatttttgtaattatggtgataaaaaaaaaattattaaaaattttaatggtgATAGAATTGATCCAGAAGATTCAATTCGTGATATTGTTAGTGATAATGATTTAtacag atATGTTCTTTTTAAAAGACACTATGATAAATACATTGCACttgctgaaaaatatgaagaatCACGTGGTGTTGCATACTACCTGGAAGAACGTTATCACGAAGTGAAG gcTGAACGTGATAGACTTGAtgatataagaaaaaaacttgaaaaacgTCTTGAAAATCATGAAACAACAATACGTGATAAAGatgaagaattatttttacatttagaACATAGTTTACATcttgatgatgaaattgataaattaaaaaatgaacgtgataattgtttaaagGAACATGAACGTCTTGAGCGTGAACAAAAATCAGCATTACGTCAATTACAGTTACAATCAactgaaaatgaaataataagaaaaaatttagaacgTTCAAGACAGGATGTCGTTCGACAAGCAACCGTCATTCGTGCTGAACGCGATGCACTGGAACGcgag aATGTCGTATTAAAAGAGAAATTGagaattgaaaaagttgaattAGGCGCTGAAAGAAGAAGACGTGAAGAGGATATTGCTGTGTTAACACATGAAGCATCAACATTGAGACATGCAGCAAGACATTTAAGAGCAGCAGCATTACATGCAACAACATGTAGAAGAAGACGTAGATGTTCTGTTTGTATTTATGCTAAACGTACATTTTCTGAAGTTGATGATTATCGTAATGA tggtaaattatttaaatgtcttCAAGTACCATTACAAGATATTAGAACTTGGCTACGTCCAGATCAATTACAATCAGCAAGTTCATCATCTGGTTTACGTACAAGTTCACCAATGGACAGAGCAATTAGTTATATTGATGATCCATCAAGTAGTTCTGAAGATGAAGAGTTTGTTGATATGCCAATGGCTGAagaatcattatcatcaacaaattctGGTGTACAACCAACATCATCACGTGCATTTTCATCTGATTCTgg tttttcatctGAAATTGGTGATCGTCGATCAAGATCATATGAAACTGGTGGTAGTAGTCGTAAAATAAGTGAATCATGTAGTGAAACTAATGATGgacaacaacaaaattctGGTACATTTAGTAGAACAAAATGGACATCATCATTTCGTCGTTTACTTGGTCGTAAATATCgtgttaaaaaaaacactgataagtaa
- the LOC122856842 gene encoding 39S ribosomal protein L38, mitochondrial — protein sequence MACRLFRLLKNDIPSGSVYQIRHGHWLRGKPPGEARTIKQRLDELNAQDPEIAFKVDIGFKVPQLSRKEATTIYHDHIVKIKNDPEIERKARNKELWIDSKELKKDWQQTSGPNHIKQIADHYGVYDDLFGDAYFYPTVPLDIHYDIDDDKIGVVYRGNFLKPNETKNEPTITWESNNKDDLWTLLLTTPDGNFTDKELEYCHWFIGNIPGNDLSKGDLLMPYMRPIPPHGIGYCRYIFVLYKQNKKIDFNEYKMDAPCLKLENRNWSTKDFYKKYEDIVTPAGLSFYQADWDESLKDFYYNQLQMKMPMYEYDFPAPYIRPQEWFPKGRPFNIYLDKYRDPRDVNKDYLLKKLKEVHPFRPPKPPLKYPAAHAYPKDMPSWLKTRETKDRNNWGRINEIK from the exons ATGGCATGTCGTTTAtttagattattaaaaaatgatataccaAGTGGAAGTGTTTATCAGATTCGACATGGTCACTGGCTACGTGGTAAACCACCAGGAGAAGCCAGGACTATTAAACAAAGACTAGAtg AATTAAATGCTCAAGATCCAGAAATTGCATTTAAAGTTGATATAGGATTTAAAGTACCACAATTATCAAGAAAAGAAGCAACAACAATTTACCATGAtcatattgttaaaattaaaaatgatccagaaattgaaagaaaagCTAGAAATAAAGAAt tatGGATTGAttcaaaagaattaaaaaaagattggCAACAAACATCTGGACCAAATCATATTAAACAAATTGCTGATCATTATGGTGTctatgatgatttatttggtGATGCATATTTTTATCCAACAGTACCATTAGATATTCATTATgacattgatgatgataaaattggtGTTGTTTATcgtggtaattttttaaaaccaaatGAAACTAAAAATGAACCAACAATAACATGGGAATCAAATAACAAAGATGATTTATGGACACTTTTATTAACAACACCTGATGGAAATTTTACTGATAAGGAACTTGAGTATTGTCATTGGTTCAT TGGTAATATTCCAggcaatgatttatcaaaaggTGATTTATTAATGCCCTACATGAGACCAATTCCACCACATGGTATTGGATATTGtcgttatatatttgttttatacaaacaaaataaaaaaattgattttaatgagTATAAAATGGATGCACCAtgtttaaaacttgaaaatagaAATTGGAGTACtaaagatttttataaaaaatatgaagataTTGTTACACCAGCTGGATTATCATTTTATCAAGCTGATTGGGATGAATCACTTAaagatttttattacaatcaattac aaatgaAAATGCCAATGTATGAGTATGATTTTCCAGCACCTTATATACGTCCACAAGAATGGTTTCCAAAAGGAAGaccatttaatatttatttagataaatatcGTGATCCAAGAGATGTCaataaagattatttattgaaaaaattaaaagaagtaCATCCATTTAGACCACCAAAACCACCATTAAAATATCCAGCTGCTCATGCATATCCCAAGGACATGCCATCTTGGTTGAAAACACGAGAAACTAAGGATCGTAACAATTGGGGACGtatcaatgaaattaaatag
- the LOC122856789 gene encoding structural maintenance of chromosomes protein 2-like, with protein sequence MLSIKTVKIHGMKDKRWTLRDKLNQYRGIIKLNKREKKIKKNEASRNRKRISRELNKLKNEVKNYREIVKEVQEGDSRRIHTLLQGHKDFMLALENKNPGTVYKAVSEDVCLRRNQLDKLYNLKRQKIREFFNLKLECTELEEKYEEQNRKVEPDKHQQKIVALYQKYIGEEKSAKATTATYNSILKILVKDGIYYNALLDALQSDRDEQCKVIYSATLLGQLAAEDLDDTREKYKKLAKDVWFNMKEREKTLKITRNEVEKLWANCRSLVRVESLNELKKIEEIVKKNDKIDDNNQLEMKKLEETFVKVKNALMVRSYDELLTRFEEQANQRERLLEKFKSILEKHSLILDKKNKASMILANLDHSMVTTTGDYKTNKKYMLDEIINQNKRELDYKKLRKTRGELLINIKAGLQNMIGLLIHIKPGKNINTNKKTTKDNDKKKKSKKKIIKDDKDSDDDTNKNEHLKIEKIETNAINLLDVVTKKSIFLYNLSNFDLEDDQVSAARKLYQKYVENFMTKLKYGDGEPEPTGIHVEHEIIDTTVQTRVSIKNRSKQIVETNSRLH encoded by the exons atgttGTCAATTAAAACTGTTAAAATTCATGGAATGAAAGACAAGAGATGGACACTGagagataaattaaatcaatatcgtggaataataaaattaaata aacgTGAAaagaagattaaaaaaaatgaagcatCAAGAAATCGTAAAAGAATATCACgtgaattgaataaattaaaaaatgaagttaaaaattatCGTGAAATAGTCAAAGAAGTTCAAGAAGGTGATAGTAGAAGAATTCATACATTACTTCAAGGACATAAAGATTTTATGCTtgcattagaaaataaaaatccaggA actgTATACAAAGCAGTCAGTGAAGATGTTTGTCTTCGTAGAAAtcaacttgataaattgtacaatttaaagagacaaaaaataagagaatttttcaatttaaaa TTGGAGTGTACTGAATTGGAGGAAAAATATGAAGAACAAAATCGTAAAGTTGAGCCAGAtaaacatcaacaaaaaatagttgcactttatcaaaaatatattggtgAAGAAAAATCAGCAAAAGCAACAACTGCAACTTacaattcaatattaaaaattcttgttaaa gatggaatttattataatgCGTTGTTAGATGCATTACAATCAGATCGTGATGAACAGTGTAAAGTTATATACAGTGCAACATTACTTGGTCAACTTGCTGCTGAAGATCTTGATGATACacgtgaaaaatataaaaaattagcaaaagaTGTTTGGTTTAATATGAAAGAACgtgaaaaaacattgaaaataacgagaaatgaagttgaaaaattatgggCAAATTGTCGTTCACTAGTCAGAGTTGAg AGTTTAAATgagcttaaaaaaattgaagagattgttaaaaaaaatgataaaattgatgacaataatcagcttgaaatgaaaaaactagAAGAGACATTTGTTAAAGTTAAAAATGCATTAATGGTTCGTTCATATGACGAGTTACTGACcag ATTTGAAGAGCAAGCAAATCAACGTGAAcgtttacttgaaaaatttaaatcaatacttgaaaaacatagtttaatacttgataaaaaaaataaagcatcaATGATACTTGCAAATTTAGATCATTCAATGGTAACAACAACTGGtgattataaaacaaataaaaaatacatgcttgatgaaattataaatcaaaataaacgTGAattagattataaaaaattacgtaaaaCAAGAggtgaattattaataaatattaaagctGGTTTACAAAATATGATTGGTTTATTAATACATATTAAACcaggtaaaaatattaacacaaataaaaaaacaacaaaagataatgataaaaaaaaaaagagtaaaaaaaaaattattaaagatgataaagatagtgatgatgatacaaataaaaatgaacatttaaaaattgaaaaaattgaaacaaatg ctataaatttacttgatgttgtaactaaaaaatcaatatttctaTACAACTTGAGTAATTTCGATTTGGAGGATGATCAAGTATCAGCTGCTAGAaaactttatcaaaaatacgttgaaaattttatgactaaattaaaatatggtgATGGTGAACCAGAACCAAcag gAATTCATGTTGAGCATGAAATAATTGACACGACAGTTCAAACAAGAGTGTCTATTAAAAATCGTAGTAAACAAATTGTTGAAACAAATTCAAGacttcattaa